AGTCGACACCGAGGTGATCAACCGATGCTCTGAACTTGCCAAGGAGGAGATCTCCCCGATCAGCGACATTCGGGCCTCTGCCAGGTACCGGGAGATGGTCGTTTCGGTGCTGATCAAGAGGGCGATCGAGCAGGCCCTGTTACAAGGAGGAAGAGGCGATGAAAACCTATCCGATTGAGATTGAACTCAACGGCGAGCAACACCGGCTGGAGGTGGAGGCCGGGGAGACCCTGTTAGAGGTCCTCCGTGAGAAGCTCGGGGCAACAGAGGTGAAAAACGGCTGCGGAAAGGGAGACTGTGGGGCCTGTGCCGTCCTGGTGGACGGCAAGGCGGTAAACGCGTGCCTTACCCTGGCCATCCAGGCGGACGGAAAGCGGGTCACCACGGTTCGAGGGATCGGCACGGAGCAGAACCCCCACACCCTCCAGAGGAGTTTCGTTGAACACGGGGCCATTCAATGCGGGTTCTGTACACCGGGCATGATCATCTCGGCCAAGGCTCTTCTCGATCGAAATCAGAGGCCGAGCCGGGAAGAGGTTCGAGAGGCGATTTCAGGAAACCTGTGCCGTTGCACGGGATACAAGAAGATCGTTCAGGCAATCGAAGATGCCGCCCTCAAAGGGCAGCCCTAACCGGGGGGGAGGACCATGTCGGATATACGCGTTACAGACAGGCCGTTCCGGTCTGATTACGAGATTATCGGTAAACCTATGCCTCGGCATGATGCCTGCGACAAGGTCT
This genomic interval from Deltaproteobacteria bacterium contains the following:
- a CDS encoding (2Fe-2S)-binding protein, coding for MKTYPIEIELNGEQHRLEVEAGETLLEVLREKLGATEVKNGCGKGDCGACAVLVDGKAVNACLTLAIQADGKRVTTVRGIGTEQNPHTLQRSFVEHGAIQCGFCTPGMIISAKALLDRNQRPSREEVREAISGNLCRCTGYKKIVQAIEDAALKGQP